From Elaeis guineensis isolate ETL-2024a chromosome 16, EG11, whole genome shotgun sequence, a single genomic window includes:
- the LOC105059001 gene encoding sphingolipid delta(4)-desaturase DES1-like, with product MVGGGEKRGDGEEGVMATDFFWSYTDEPHASRRKQILAEYPQIRALFGPDPWAFLKITAVVSLQLWTATYLHSSSWLKILMVAYFFGSFLNHNLFLAIHELSHNLAFSTPAYNRWLGIFANLPIGVPMSITFQKYHLEHHRFQGVDGIDMDIPSHVEANAVTNIVTKSLWVIFQLFFYALRPLFLKPKPPGLWEFINLVIQLTLDGSLVYLWGWRSLAYLILSTFVGGGVHPMAGHFISEHYVFNPDQETYSYYGPLNLMTWSVGYHNEHHDFPRIPGSRLYKLKEIAPEYYTNLNSYRSWSQVIYMYIMDQTIGPFSRMKRKQSKNNGDVKKDN from the exons ATGGTTGGAGGAGGGGAGAAGAGAGGCGACGGGGAGGAGGGGGTGATGGCGACGGACTTCTTCTGGTCATACACCGACGAGCCGCACGCTTCCCGGAGGAAGCAAATCCTCGCGGAATACCCCCAGATCAGAGCGCTCTTCGGCCCCGATCCCTGGGCTTTCCTCAAG ATTACTGCCGTTGTTTCTCTTCAGCTATGGACAGCAACTTACCTCCACAGCTCCAGCTGGCTGAAGATTTTAATGGTTGCATACTTCTTTGGCTCCTTCCTCAACCACAACCTCTTTTTAGCCATCCATGAGCTCAGCCACAACCTTGCCTTCTCAACTCCAGCCTATAACCGTTGGCTAGGAATCTTTGCCAATCTCCCCATTGGTGTCCCCATGTCCATTACCTTCCAAAAGTACCACTTGGAACACCATCGCTTCCAAGGTGTCGATGGCATTGATATGGACATACCCAGTCATGTAGAGGCCAATGCTGTCACCAACATTGTCACCAAATCCCTATGGGTCATCTTCCAGCTCTTCTTCTATGCTCTGAGGCCGCTCTTTCTCAAGCCCAAACCCCCTGGTCTCTGGGAATTTATTAATTTAGTAATCCAGCTAACTCTTGATGGCTCGCTGGTGTATCTCTGGGGTTGGAGGTCTCTTGCTTATCTTATACTGTCGACATTTGTCGGTGGTGGCGTGCATCCAATGGCAGGGCATTTCATCTCTGAGCACTATGTTTTCAATCCAGACCAAGAGACATACTCATATTATGGACCTTTAAATCTGATGACATGGAGCGTGGGATACCACAATGAGCACCATGATTTCCCAAGAATACCAGGGAGCAGGCTCTACAAGTTGAAGGAAATAGCACCAGAGTACTACACGAACCTCAACTCTTACAGATCATGGAGCCAGGTGATTTACATGtatatcatggatcagaccattgGACCTTTCAGCCGGATGAAGAGAAAGCAATCCAAGAACAATGGGGATGTCAAGAAAGATAATTAG
- the LOC105059002 gene encoding tetraspanin-19, translated as MGRMLRSCLQSVLKLVNSVIGMAGMGMILYSLWMMRVWYKQSGGLVFSPPWFVYTFLGLGIFLCLITCSGHIAAETANGHCLSCYMVFVFLLVMLEAAVTADIFLNRNWEEDFPEDPTGKFDELKNFVRSNFEMCKWIGLLVVAAQALSIFLAMVLRALGPDSGSYYDSDDDIVPARLPLLRNQVHHTSYTVEPNLPNNDPWKVRNREKVSR; from the exons ATGGGAAGGATGTTGAGGAGTTGCCTGCAGTCGGTGCTGAAGCTGGTGAATTCGGTGATTGGGATGGCGGGGATGGGGATGATTCTTTACTCCCTCTGGATGATGCGGGTTTGGTATAAGCAAAGCGGTGGCTTAGTTTTTAGCCCTCCATG GTTTGTTTACACATTTCTTGGCCTAGGAATCTTCTTATGCTTGATAACTTGCTCAGGTCACATTGCTGCTGAAACTGCTAACGGTCATTGCCTTTCATGT TACATGGTCTTTGTGTTTTTGCTTGTTATGCTGGAGGCGGCAGTTACTGCAGATATATTTCTGAACCGAAATTGGGAAGAG GATTTCCCAGAGGATCCAACAGGGAAATTTGATGAGCTTAAGAATTTTGTGAGATCAAATTTTGAGATGTGCAAATGGATAGGATTGTTGGTTGTGGCTGCACAG GCATTGTCCATCTTCCTGGCCATGGTGCTTAGGGCTCTTGGGCCAGACTCTGGAAGTTACTATGATAGTGATGATGATATTGTACCTGCAAGATTACCCCTCCTGAGAAACCAGGTTCACCACACTTCATACACTGTTGAACCTAATTTGCCAAATAATGATCCCTGGAAAGTCAGAAACCGTGAGAAG GTTAGCAGGTGA